Proteins from a single region of Demequina sp. NBRC 110054:
- a CDS encoding NUDIX domain-containing protein, giving the protein MTHESPPGQPSPRMPHRQRDRADDWVVAASGERYWGLNGAAGLLAHDPGRGVLLQHRAEWSHHGGTWGLPGGARHMGESALDGALRESAEEAAVPRDAIVPRAAFVLDLEVWTYTTVIGEVIRPFEPAIVDAESLALAWVPLESVEGLPLHPGFASTWTRLRSVLADRPVLLVDVANVVGARPDGWWKDRRSAADRLLDDLDRRARAGLPAQDLGIDAAIVMPRVVAVVEGAARGVGSRGTVEVVKATADGDSEIVAQAESLVAGGASVTVVSSDRGLLARLPATARSQGAGWLRSLLDS; this is encoded by the coding sequence GTGACCCACGAGTCCCCTCCCGGACAGCCGTCCCCGCGCATGCCTCACAGGCAGCGGGACAGGGCGGACGACTGGGTCGTCGCCGCGTCGGGGGAGCGGTACTGGGGGCTCAACGGGGCGGCGGGTCTGCTCGCGCACGATCCCGGCAGGGGAGTGCTCCTCCAGCATCGGGCCGAGTGGAGTCATCACGGCGGCACCTGGGGCCTGCCCGGCGGGGCACGGCACATGGGGGAATCCGCTCTCGACGGTGCGCTGCGGGAGTCGGCGGAGGAGGCCGCGGTGCCGCGCGACGCGATCGTGCCGCGTGCCGCCTTCGTGCTGGACCTCGAGGTCTGGACGTACACGACGGTCATCGGCGAGGTGATCCGCCCCTTCGAGCCGGCGATCGTCGACGCCGAGTCTCTCGCGCTCGCCTGGGTCCCGCTCGAGTCGGTCGAGGGCCTGCCGCTGCATCCTGGCTTCGCGTCGACGTGGACGCGGCTGCGGTCCGTGCTCGCGGACCGGCCGGTCCTGCTGGTCGATGTCGCGAACGTGGTGGGCGCCAGGCCCGACGGGTGGTGGAAGGACCGGCGGAGCGCCGCGGACCGACTTCTCGACGACCTCGACCGACGTGCGCGAGCGGGGCTGCCCGCGCAGGACCTCGGGATCGACGCCGCGATCGTGATGCCCCGGGTCGTCGCGGTCGTGGAGGGCGCAGCGAGGGGAGTCGGTTCGCGTGGGACCGTCGAGGTGGTGAAGGCGACCGCGGACGGCGACAGTGAGATCGTGGCTCAGGCGGAGTCCCTCGTCGCGGGCGGTGCGTCCGTCACCGTGGTGAGCTCGGATCGAGGGCTGTTGGCGAGGCTTCCGGCGACCGCACGATCGCAGGGCGCGGGGTGGCTCAGGAGCCTGCTGGATTCCTAG
- a CDS encoding TetR/AcrR family transcriptional regulator: MSTSAASDPGARTRGRPRDPALRERILDAAATLAMTAGIELGFERIAQEAGASRTTLYRWWDSPQELLLDAMLERTRWSLDHDSEGTAAARLRAQVIDAVEILSAPDTGRPLRALAAGALTNEKVRASFIEHWLEPRRAVAATILEDGMITGEFRQDLDVQAVIDALFSPIYHRLLLTRMPLGRNFGETLWNLVEPGLSPS; encoded by the coding sequence ATGTCCACCTCAGCCGCTTCAGATCCCGGGGCACGCACGCGCGGCCGGCCCCGCGACCCTGCGCTGCGCGAGCGCATCCTCGATGCCGCCGCGACGCTCGCGATGACGGCCGGCATCGAGCTCGGCTTCGAGCGCATCGCGCAGGAGGCCGGTGCGAGCCGCACCACGCTCTACCGCTGGTGGGACAGTCCGCAGGAGCTGCTGCTGGACGCGATGCTCGAGCGCACCCGGTGGTCGCTCGACCACGACTCCGAGGGCACGGCAGCCGCGCGACTGCGCGCTCAGGTCATCGACGCAGTGGAGATCCTGTCGGCCCCGGACACCGGGCGCCCGCTGCGCGCGCTCGCCGCGGGAGCGCTCACGAACGAGAAGGTCCGCGCCTCCTTCATCGAGCACTGGCTCGAGCCCCGACGCGCGGTCGCCGCGACCATCCTCGAGGACGGCATGATCACCGGCGAGTTCCGCCAGGACCTCGATGTGCAGGCCGTGATCGATGCGCTCTTCTCACCGATCTATCACCGGCTCCTGCTCACCCGGATGCCGCTCGGCCGCAACTTCGGCGAGACGCTCTGGAACCTGGTCGAGCCGGGGCTCTCCCCCTCCTGA